In Pyxidicoccus xibeiensis, the following proteins share a genomic window:
- a CDS encoding HEAT repeat domain-containing protein gives MHPVMKKWLGRTALLSALLCLPPPSALATGPVEPLRPATCTVESMLEDVRAGLKGGSPALQRYLKLRLKEAAIAMPAEALQAALAREKDPAVLEALGAALATKASNAENPSLVQPLLARATGDADPSVRAAAVRSLRAMPSVEFMAKNGGVVNYEQLVRDPSPEVRTAVAENLVAESAEVYSGHDRRVSETAVSVAAAANDPAVAAKLLGEVSMEAVGPEAVAQVTKQLRSDDARLRASAATALGGVPGGEVEGARRSLVELYRTDSDPAVRKAALQGLARLGQSGARPLLESLRGVDRAMDPEIDAWLSAMSLNLQEWELLLREKQRLRR, from the coding sequence ATGCACCCCGTGATGAAGAAGTGGCTGGGGCGCACCGCGCTCCTGTCGGCCCTGCTGTGCCTGCCCCCTCCTTCCGCCCTGGCCACCGGCCCGGTGGAGCCGCTGCGCCCGGCCACCTGCACGGTGGAGTCCATGCTGGAGGACGTGCGCGCCGGGCTGAAGGGCGGCTCTCCCGCGCTCCAGCGCTACCTGAAGCTGCGCCTCAAGGAGGCCGCCATCGCCATGCCGGCGGAGGCGCTCCAGGCGGCCCTGGCCCGCGAGAAGGACCCGGCCGTGCTCGAGGCGCTGGGCGCCGCGCTGGCCACCAAGGCCAGCAACGCGGAGAACCCCTCGCTGGTGCAGCCGCTGCTGGCGCGCGCCACCGGTGACGCGGACCCGTCCGTGCGCGCGGCGGCGGTGCGCTCGCTGCGGGCCATGCCCTCCGTGGAGTTCATGGCGAAGAACGGCGGCGTGGTGAACTACGAGCAGCTCGTGAGGGACCCGTCCCCCGAGGTGCGCACCGCGGTGGCGGAGAACCTCGTCGCCGAGAGCGCGGAGGTCTACAGCGGCCACGACCGGAGGGTGTCCGAGACGGCCGTCTCGGTGGCGGCGGCCGCGAACGACCCGGCCGTCGCGGCGAAGCTCCTGGGCGAGGTGTCCATGGAGGCGGTGGGCCCCGAGGCGGTGGCGCAGGTGACGAAGCAGCTGCGCTCCGACGACGCCCGCCTGCGAGCCTCGGCGGCGACGGCGCTGGGCGGCGTGCCCGGCGGCGAGGTGGAGGGCGCGCGCCGCTCGCTGGTGGAGCTGTACCGGACGGACTCGGACCCGGCGGTGCGCAAGGCGGCGCTCCAGGGGCTGGCGCGGCTGGGCCAGTCCGGCGCGCGGCCCTTGCTGGAGTCGCTGCGCGGCGTGGACCGCGCCATGGACCCTGAAATCGATGCGTGGCTGTCCGCGATGAGCCTCAACCTCCAGGAGTGGGAGTTGCTGCTGCGCGAGAAGCAGCGGCTGCGGAGGTGA
- a CDS encoding peptidase M23, which produces MKTMKLTMAAVVLVAAGWATTVAAATAVGPICDAAARVGSTTYYSCSGSAHTALDMSNGTCSVWNHRGMINVSRYYAYYGGCAANCSGGTTCNGGAGNYYVVTGGSGWDFRQLHLNANGSSGSKTCDRCALGLVGSTGNSTGAHVHADNRQYGTRKSAWYTSVGTTCGSSAYCNNRVGTPTL; this is translated from the coding sequence ATGAAGACGATGAAGTTGACGATGGCCGCGGTGGTCCTCGTGGCGGCCGGCTGGGCCACCACGGTGGCGGCCGCGACGGCCGTGGGCCCCATCTGCGACGCCGCCGCGCGCGTGGGCTCCACCACCTACTACTCGTGCTCGGGCAGCGCCCACACCGCGCTCGACATGAGCAACGGCACCTGCAGCGTGTGGAACCACCGCGGGATGATCAACGTCAGCCGCTACTACGCCTACTACGGCGGGTGTGCGGCCAACTGCAGCGGCGGCACCACCTGCAACGGCGGCGCGGGCAACTACTACGTCGTCACCGGCGGCAGCGGCTGGGACTTCCGCCAGCTGCACCTGAACGCCAACGGCTCGTCCGGCTCCAAGACGTGCGACCGCTGCGCGCTGGGCCTCGTCGGCTCCACCGGCAACTCCACGGGCGCCCACGTGCACGCGGACAACCGCCAGTACGGCACCCGCAAGTCGGCCTGGTACACCAGCGTCGGCACCACGTGCGGCTCCAGCGCCTACTGCAACAACCGCGTCGGCACCCCCACTCTGTAG
- a CDS encoding helix-turn-helix domain-containing protein, with product MLRTWRQRRSLSQLDLALRAEVSARHVSFMETGRSKPSREMLLHLAEELDIPLRERNTLLVAGGFAPVYSEGSLDEPALQAAREAVDLVLTGHEPYPALAVDRYWTLVTANRAVGLLLEGISPELMQPPVNVLRLSLHPEGLAPRIVNLAQWRGHVLTRLHHQVDVTADEKLAALLAELREMPPPGGGAWPKGPAREPGVAGVVIPLKLTSPFGVLSFFSTTTVFGTPVDITLAELAIESFFPADRETAELLRRVSVDAKPGDA from the coding sequence ATGCTGCGCACGTGGCGCCAGCGGCGGAGCCTCAGCCAGCTGGACCTGGCCCTGCGCGCCGAGGTGTCCGCGCGGCACGTCAGCTTCATGGAGACGGGCCGCTCCAAGCCGAGCCGGGAGATGCTGCTCCACCTGGCGGAGGAGCTCGACATTCCCCTGCGCGAGCGCAACACGCTGCTGGTGGCCGGAGGCTTCGCCCCCGTCTACTCGGAGGGCAGCCTGGACGAGCCCGCGCTCCAGGCCGCGCGCGAGGCGGTGGACCTGGTGCTCACCGGCCACGAGCCGTACCCCGCGCTGGCCGTGGACCGGTACTGGACGCTGGTGACGGCCAACCGCGCGGTGGGCCTGCTCTTGGAGGGCATCTCCCCGGAGCTGATGCAGCCTCCCGTCAACGTGCTGCGGCTGAGCCTGCACCCGGAAGGGCTGGCGCCTCGCATCGTCAACCTGGCGCAGTGGCGCGGCCACGTGCTCACCCGGCTCCACCACCAGGTGGACGTGACGGCCGACGAGAAGCTCGCCGCGCTCCTCGCGGAGCTGCGTGAGATGCCCCCACCCGGTGGCGGCGCGTGGCCCAAGGGGCCCGCCCGCGAGCCGGGCGTGGCGGGCGTCGTCATCCCCCTCAAGCTCACCAGCCCCTTCGGGGTGCTGTCGTTCTTCAGCACGACGACGGTGTTCGGCACGCCCGTGGACATCACCCTCGCCGAGCTGGCCATCGAGTCCTTCTTCCCCGCGGACCGCGAGACGGCGGAGCTGCTGCGCCGCGTCTCGGTGGACGCGAAGCCCGGGGATGCGTGA
- the tpx gene encoding thiol peroxidase, giving the protein MSELKGVVTFRGKPLTLVGEQVKEGDSAPDFTVFKGLNDAVRLSDAKGSVVVLSVAPSVDTKVCAIQLRTFNQKATELGPDVKVWYVTLDLPFALGRFSAAEGINNVTVLSDYKDREFGQKYGVYMKELGLLARSTFVVGRDGKVVYREIVPEMTHEPDYDAALSAVKSAL; this is encoded by the coding sequence ATGTCCGAGCTCAAGGGTGTGGTGACCTTCAGGGGCAAGCCCCTGACGCTGGTGGGTGAGCAGGTGAAGGAGGGCGACAGCGCCCCGGACTTCACCGTCTTCAAGGGGCTCAACGACGCGGTGCGGTTGTCCGATGCGAAGGGCAGCGTGGTGGTGCTCAGCGTGGCGCCCAGCGTGGACACGAAGGTGTGCGCCATCCAGCTGCGCACCTTCAACCAGAAGGCCACGGAGCTGGGGCCGGACGTGAAGGTCTGGTACGTCACGCTGGACCTGCCGTTTGCCCTGGGGCGCTTCTCCGCCGCCGAGGGCATCAACAACGTCACGGTGCTCTCGGACTACAAGGACCGCGAGTTCGGCCAGAAGTACGGCGTCTACATGAAGGAGCTGGGCCTGCTGGCGCGCAGCACCTTCGTGGTGGGTCGTGACGGGAAGGTCGTCTACCGGGAAATCGTCCCGGAGATGACGCACGAGCCGGACTACGACGCCGCGCTCAGCGCCGTGAAGTCGGCGCTCTGA
- a CDS encoding ROK family protein, with protein MPTLGIDLGGTFARAAVVDSAGKMLASAKVALSERSPAGVVETIAQAASAAVKSAGVPVGGCGVGAAAQIHKDSGVLSVAPNLGWRNVPLGQLLTARLGQPVRVVNDLSAAAWGELHAGAGRGASDLLVVFVGSGVGSAIIANGRLLDGAGGVAGELGHIKVVPNGRRCGCGEQGCLEAYTGGHNLIAQTRELLAGGRSPRVTELTGGDPARITPVTLEQAAEAGDAAAREVYERAALFLAMAVANQVTVLNPARLILGGGVLNHCPGLRRRVVEGVQAWASQTSREGLLITEAELGDDSGLIGAALLAA; from the coding sequence ATGCCGACACTGGGAATCGACCTGGGTGGGACGTTCGCTCGCGCCGCCGTGGTGGACTCGGCGGGGAAGATGCTCGCCTCCGCGAAGGTGGCCCTGTCCGAGCGCAGCCCGGCCGGGGTGGTGGAGACCATTGCCCAGGCCGCCTCCGCGGCCGTGAAGTCCGCCGGTGTGCCGGTGGGCGGCTGCGGTGTCGGGGCCGCCGCGCAGATTCACAAGGACTCGGGCGTGCTGTCGGTCGCCCCCAACCTGGGCTGGCGCAACGTGCCGCTGGGCCAGCTGCTCACCGCGCGCCTGGGCCAGCCGGTGCGCGTGGTGAACGACCTGTCCGCCGCCGCGTGGGGCGAGCTGCATGCCGGCGCGGGCCGCGGAGCCAGTGACTTGCTGGTGGTCTTCGTGGGCTCGGGCGTGGGCAGCGCCATCATCGCCAATGGGCGGCTGCTGGACGGCGCGGGCGGCGTGGCGGGCGAGCTGGGACATATAAAGGTGGTGCCCAACGGCCGGCGCTGCGGCTGCGGCGAGCAGGGGTGTCTGGAGGCCTACACGGGCGGCCACAACCTCATCGCCCAGACGCGCGAGCTGCTCGCGGGGGGGCGCTCCCCCCGGGTGACGGAGCTGACGGGCGGCGACCCGGCGCGCATCACCCCGGTGACGCTGGAGCAGGCGGCGGAGGCCGGGGACGCGGCGGCCCGCGAGGTGTACGAGCGCGCGGCGCTGTTCCTGGCGATGGCCGTGGCCAACCAGGTGACGGTGCTCAACCCGGCGCGGCTCATCCTGGGCGGCGGCGTGCTCAACCACTGTCCCGGGCTGCGGCGCCGCGTCGTCGAGGGCGTGCAGGCGTGGGCGTCCCAGACGTCCCGCGAGGGACTGCTCATCACCGAGGCCGAGCTGGGCGACGACAGCGGCCTCATTGGCGCGGCGCTGCTGGCCGCCTGA
- a CDS encoding NADPH-dependent FMN reductase yields MTGPRILAVCGSLRTGSFNRKLLDLAVAHARALGADVDVVDLKEPGLPVYDGDVEAQGLPAPVQALRERLGKAQGLLIASPEYNSSIPGGLKNAIDWVSRPPSGLFKDKWTAMMGTTPGPFGTARMQPHLRQVLSAVGALVLPTQVHLARAAEAFTPEGKLKDEARMKEVDALVSALVSRLKS; encoded by the coding sequence ATGACCGGCCCGCGCATCCTCGCCGTCTGTGGCAGCCTCCGGACCGGGAGCTTCAACCGCAAGCTCCTGGACCTCGCGGTGGCGCACGCCCGTGCGCTCGGCGCGGACGTGGACGTGGTGGACCTGAAGGAGCCAGGCCTGCCCGTCTACGATGGTGACGTGGAGGCGCAGGGCCTGCCGGCCCCCGTCCAGGCGCTGCGGGAGCGGCTGGGCAAGGCGCAGGGGTTGCTCATCGCCAGCCCGGAGTACAACTCGTCCATCCCAGGCGGGCTGAAGAACGCCATCGACTGGGTGTCTCGCCCGCCGAGCGGCCTCTTCAAGGACAAGTGGACGGCGATGATGGGCACGACGCCCGGCCCTTTCGGGACGGCGCGCATGCAGCCCCACCTGCGGCAGGTGCTGTCCGCCGTGGGGGCCCTGGTGCTCCCGACACAGGTGCACCTGGCCAGGGCGGCCGAGGCCTTCACCCCGGAGGGGAAGCTGAAGGACGAGGCGCGCATGAAGGAAGTGGATGCGCTGGTCTCCGCGTTGGTTTCCAGGCTGAAGAGCTGA
- a CDS encoding phosphomannomutase/phosphoglucomutase has product MNTHIFREYDIRGLVDKDLTAEVVELLGKGLGTIIRRQGGRSIVVGRDCRESSTRFRDSLCAGLTSTGLNVLDVDVVPTPLTYFAANTLPVDGLAMITGSHNPPEYNGFKIGAGKTTFHSHEIQALRKLIEAKDFEVAKKPGRVEPYDIITAYNHFIRQTIKVGRKGMRIVIDAGNGTGGAVAVPLFEAMGFDVVPLFCEMDANFPNHHPDPTVLENLQDLIAAVKREKAEVGIAYDGDTDRIGVIDDQGNVLWGDQIMVLFSRYVLKESPGAAIVGEVKCSYTLYDDIAQKGGKPVMWKAGHSLIKSKMKEEHAELAGEMSGHIFFKNRYFGFDDAIYSTARLLEILTHEPQKLSQLLSDVPKTYASPELRFDTKEEKKFEMVKRATETLRAAGHSIIDVDGVRVTFPDGWGLIRASNTQPILVLRFEANTPERLKEIQALIEGTVAKVQREVGG; this is encoded by the coding sequence ATGAACACGCATATCTTTCGCGAGTACGACATCCGGGGTCTGGTCGACAAGGACCTCACCGCCGAGGTGGTGGAGCTGCTGGGCAAGGGCCTGGGCACCATCATCCGGCGCCAGGGCGGGCGCTCCATCGTGGTGGGCCGCGACTGCCGCGAGTCCTCCACCCGCTTCCGCGACTCCCTCTGCGCCGGCCTCACCTCCACCGGCCTCAACGTGCTCGACGTGGACGTGGTCCCCACGCCGCTGACCTACTTCGCCGCCAACACCCTCCCGGTGGACGGGCTCGCCATGATTACCGGCAGCCACAACCCGCCCGAGTACAACGGCTTCAAGATTGGCGCCGGGAAGACCACCTTCCACAGCCACGAAATCCAGGCCCTCCGCAAGCTCATCGAGGCCAAGGACTTCGAGGTGGCGAAGAAGCCGGGCCGCGTCGAGCCCTACGACATCATCACCGCGTACAACCACTTCATCCGGCAGACCATCAAGGTGGGCCGCAAGGGCATGCGCATCGTCATCGACGCCGGTAACGGCACCGGTGGCGCCGTCGCCGTGCCCCTGTTCGAGGCCATGGGCTTCGACGTCGTCCCGCTCTTCTGCGAGATGGACGCCAACTTCCCCAACCACCACCCGGACCCCACGGTGCTGGAGAACCTCCAGGACCTCATCGCCGCCGTGAAGCGCGAGAAGGCCGAGGTGGGCATCGCCTATGACGGCGACACCGACCGCATCGGCGTCATCGACGACCAGGGCAACGTCCTCTGGGGCGATCAAATCATGGTGCTCTTCAGCCGCTACGTGCTGAAGGAGAGCCCGGGCGCGGCCATCGTCGGCGAGGTCAAGTGCAGCTACACGCTGTACGACGACATCGCGCAGAAGGGCGGCAAGCCCGTCATGTGGAAGGCGGGCCACTCGCTCATCAAGTCGAAGATGAAGGAGGAGCACGCGGAGCTGGCCGGCGAGATGAGCGGCCACATCTTCTTCAAGAACCGCTACTTCGGCTTCGACGACGCCATCTACTCCACCGCGCGCCTGCTCGAAATCCTCACCCACGAGCCGCAGAAGCTGTCGCAGCTGCTCTCCGACGTGCCGAAGACGTACGCGAGCCCGGAGCTGCGCTTCGACACCAAGGAGGAGAAGAAGTTCGAGATGGTCAAGCGCGCCACCGAGACGCTGCGCGCCGCGGGCCACAGCATCATCGACGTGGACGGCGTGCGCGTGACGTTCCCCGACGGCTGGGGCCTCATCCGCGCCTCCAACACGCAGCCCATCCTGGTGCTGCGCTTCGAGGCCAACACCCCGGAGCGCCTGAAGGAAATCCAGGCGCTCATCGAGGGCACCGTGGCCAAGGTCCAGCGCGAGGTCGGGGGCTGA
- a CDS encoding toll/interleukin-1 receptor domain-containing protein, producing the protein MDTGSVGRRYRAFISYSHKDSHYARRLHRELETYRVPRDLRARPGLAEVLPERLGPLFLDRLELPAAADLSATIQEALVRSDSLIVLCSPHAARSRYVDAEVRYFKELGREARILTLIVPGGAGPAALPEELFPPTLLARYGPDGQPTGERVEPLAADLRPEGDGDRAGLLKVVAALLGLGLGVLWDRDALEQRRLVRRYRFVAGTMALLTLVSLTATWAALDYRDRAERNFEQSVSIASGILEQTGRLVNHFGVPRDVVATMLTEAEARFHTLARDGSNSRKLSLSLMQIQTGFSDHYQLIGDTGAQLRSAEQARELARVASEQWPDDVDVLRILANAHERVGFAYLGRNDTAAALAAYEQCAQVRQRVTELMPGNGDRVRAVGIARVNIGEALRAAGRHDDALVEYEAALAAFEQAKALHADARLILLGQATVLQRMAIVHRHMGRWEESRKRYQRAMAVFDELREHEPTQLGHRVAQAEIWSDLGKLEVEQERYAEAAAAFQRACDMTEQLLKADGTSLTFRVSALWCQFRRGEVEALQENPAEALAKFRQALDINEALLAKDPKSSLRQKEAAVIRTRLGSVLAKLGRHAEAEAYLKEADGILQDLHGSDSGNREWLLLGAENDRICGEVLALLKKPEEARQRLERAVARGGTLVGREPWSVYHQRELAEHRLALADFELAQGQGEQARLRFGQVLEAAKRAQADAPHPEWARFEARARAGLEPRTAKK; encoded by the coding sequence ATGGACACGGGTTCTGTGGGGCGGCGCTATCGCGCCTTCATCAGCTACAGCCACAAGGACAGCCACTACGCGCGGCGGCTGCACCGCGAGCTGGAGACGTACCGGGTTCCAAGGGACCTCCGTGCGAGGCCGGGGCTGGCGGAGGTGCTCCCGGAGCGCCTGGGCCCGCTCTTCCTGGACCGGCTGGAGCTGCCGGCCGCGGCGGACCTGTCCGCCACCATCCAGGAAGCGCTCGTACGGTCCGATTCTCTCATCGTGCTCTGTAGTCCCCATGCCGCGAGGAGCCGCTACGTCGACGCGGAGGTGCGGTACTTCAAGGAACTGGGGCGCGAGGCGCGCATCCTCACGCTGATTGTCCCCGGCGGCGCGGGCCCGGCAGCCCTGCCGGAGGAGCTGTTCCCTCCCACGCTGCTGGCCCGCTACGGCCCGGATGGACAGCCGACGGGCGAGCGCGTGGAGCCGCTGGCGGCGGACCTGCGTCCGGAGGGGGATGGAGACAGGGCGGGGCTGCTCAAGGTCGTCGCCGCGCTGCTGGGGCTCGGACTGGGCGTGCTGTGGGACCGGGATGCGCTGGAGCAGCGCCGGCTGGTGCGGCGCTACCGGTTCGTCGCGGGGACGATGGCACTGCTGACGCTGGTGTCATTGACCGCGACCTGGGCAGCGCTCGACTACCGGGACCGCGCGGAGCGGAACTTCGAGCAGTCGGTGTCCATCGCCTCGGGCATCCTGGAGCAGACCGGCAGGCTCGTGAATCACTTCGGCGTGCCGCGCGACGTGGTGGCCACGATGCTGACCGAGGCGGAGGCGCGGTTCCACACGCTGGCGCGGGACGGGTCCAACAGCCGCAAGCTGAGCCTGAGCCTCATGCAGATCCAGACCGGCTTCTCCGACCACTACCAGCTCATCGGCGACACCGGCGCGCAGCTGCGCTCCGCGGAGCAGGCGCGGGAGCTGGCGCGGGTGGCCAGCGAGCAGTGGCCCGACGACGTGGACGTGCTGCGCATCCTCGCCAACGCACACGAGCGGGTGGGCTTCGCCTACCTGGGACGCAACGACACGGCGGCGGCCCTGGCGGCCTACGAGCAGTGTGCCCAGGTCCGGCAGCGCGTCACCGAGCTGATGCCGGGGAATGGAGACCGGGTGCGGGCCGTGGGCATCGCGCGGGTGAACATCGGCGAGGCCCTGCGGGCGGCGGGCCGGCATGACGACGCGCTGGTGGAGTACGAGGCTGCGCTCGCCGCCTTCGAGCAGGCGAAGGCGCTGCATGCGGACGCGCGGCTCATCCTGCTCGGCCAGGCCACGGTGCTGCAGCGGATGGCCATCGTCCACCGGCATATGGGCCGATGGGAGGAGTCCCGGAAGCGCTATCAGCGGGCGATGGCGGTGTTCGACGAACTGCGGGAGCACGAGCCCACCCAGCTCGGCCACAGGGTCGCCCAGGCGGAGATCTGGAGTGACCTGGGCAAGCTGGAGGTGGAGCAGGAGCGGTACGCGGAGGCGGCGGCCGCGTTCCAGCGCGCCTGCGACATGACGGAGCAACTGCTGAAGGCCGACGGCACGAGCCTCACCTTCCGCGTGTCCGCGCTGTGGTGCCAGTTCCGGCGGGGAGAGGTGGAGGCGCTGCAGGAAAACCCCGCGGAGGCGCTCGCGAAGTTCCGCCAGGCGCTCGACATCAACGAGGCCCTGCTGGCGAAGGACCCGAAGAGCAGCCTGCGCCAGAAGGAGGCCGCCGTCATCCGCACGCGGCTCGGAAGTGTGCTGGCGAAGCTGGGGAGGCATGCCGAGGCGGAGGCGTACCTGAAGGAGGCGGACGGCATCCTCCAGGACCTGCATGGCAGTGATTCGGGCAATCGGGAGTGGCTGCTCCTGGGCGCGGAGAACGACCGCATCTGTGGCGAGGTTCTCGCCTTGCTGAAGAAGCCGGAGGAAGCGCGTCAGCGGCTGGAGCGCGCGGTGGCGCGGGGAGGGACACTGGTGGGGCGTGAGCCGTGGAGCGTCTACCACCAGCGCGAGCTGGCGGAGCATCGCCTGGCGCTGGCCGACTTCGAGCTGGCGCAGGGACAGGGGGAGCAGGCCCGCCTGCGCTTCGGGCAGGTGCTGGAGGCGGCGAAGCGGGCGCAGGCGGATGCGCCCCATCCGGAGTGGGCGCGCTTCGAGGCACGGGCGCGGGCGGGGCTCGAACCGCGCACGGCGAAGAAGTGA
- a CDS encoding DUF4231 domain-containing protein yields MTTPRSSQGLKVAVLRAPHVRASKTVRAPRGVAPGQVLRALGLGPAPTLVLLGGTSGLSPALDERLCRLVSQGIARAAAACGAVLLDGMGSQGLMALLGQGVEDRGAGTTLVGVVPAERVVHPDGDGRLRLDPHHSHFVLADDVSALLPGLAEHLGARVPPVVVVVQGDEATRHELLQVVRRGWQVVLLQGSGGLADQLAGLLRERADAIEDPLLAELVAEGDFTCFPPEGRAPELGRLLEHCLGQGELLRVAWSRFALYDANAKRQQATFDALQRWILLLGFMSTVLALFKSSLVGMGGAVRGDAMNTLLHTVVVTLTAAVTALVAAVSRFKVGNRWVQLRASAEMVKGELYRYRCRLLQGADVAATREARLASWLRSSSQQLLETDASLSALRPYPDDAPLPPPRGVAAGDDGFSALTPSRYLKLRLEDQLAFYRSSARRCSAESTRLQCVTLIFGAASTVLAALQLEQPVAIASALVLAIGGYLGQRQLDALVMKHNRAATELDCLSDWWRGLSAEERKDPRSFTALVSGTELVLQGELTGWVQQMRDVLNRLQAQQAPPPRTEPQHRPTPEAQVRGASA; encoded by the coding sequence ATGACCACTCCGCGTAGCTCTCAGGGGTTGAAGGTCGCCGTGCTTCGCGCTCCGCACGTGCGGGCATCGAAGACGGTACGGGCGCCACGGGGAGTGGCCCCGGGACAGGTGCTGCGGGCCCTGGGGCTGGGGCCGGCTCCGACGCTGGTACTGCTCGGAGGGACGAGCGGGCTGTCGCCGGCCCTGGATGAGCGGCTGTGTCGGCTCGTGAGCCAGGGCATCGCGCGAGCCGCTGCGGCCTGCGGCGCCGTGCTCCTGGATGGAATGGGGAGCCAGGGCTTGATGGCGCTCCTCGGACAGGGCGTCGAGGACCGGGGCGCTGGCACGACGCTGGTCGGGGTCGTACCGGCGGAGCGCGTGGTCCATCCGGACGGGGACGGGCGGCTGCGGCTGGACCCGCATCACTCCCACTTCGTGCTGGCGGACGACGTGTCGGCGCTGCTGCCCGGGCTGGCGGAGCACCTGGGCGCGCGGGTGCCTCCGGTCGTGGTGGTCGTCCAGGGAGACGAGGCGACGAGGCACGAGCTGCTTCAGGTGGTGCGCCGTGGCTGGCAGGTGGTGCTGCTACAGGGGAGCGGCGGGCTGGCGGACCAGCTCGCGGGGCTCCTCCGGGAGCGGGCCGACGCCATCGAGGACCCGTTGCTCGCGGAGCTCGTCGCGGAGGGGGACTTCACGTGCTTCCCGCCGGAGGGACGGGCGCCCGAGCTCGGGCGCTTGCTGGAGCACTGCCTGGGCCAGGGAGAGCTGCTTCGCGTGGCCTGGAGCCGCTTCGCGCTCTACGATGCCAACGCGAAGCGCCAGCAGGCGACCTTCGATGCGCTCCAGCGATGGATTCTGCTGCTCGGGTTCATGAGCACGGTGCTGGCGCTCTTCAAGTCGTCGCTGGTCGGCATGGGAGGCGCGGTCCGAGGGGACGCGATGAACACGCTGCTCCATACGGTGGTGGTGACGCTGACAGCGGCGGTGACGGCGCTCGTCGCCGCCGTGAGCCGCTTCAAGGTCGGCAACCGGTGGGTGCAGCTTCGCGCGAGCGCGGAGATGGTGAAGGGGGAGCTCTACCGTTATCGGTGCAGGCTGCTTCAGGGCGCGGACGTGGCGGCTACGCGAGAGGCAAGGCTCGCGAGCTGGCTGAGGTCTTCGAGTCAGCAACTGCTGGAGACGGACGCGAGCCTGTCGGCGCTGCGGCCCTATCCCGACGATGCGCCGCTGCCGCCTCCGCGTGGGGTGGCGGCCGGGGACGATGGCTTCAGCGCGCTCACGCCTTCGCGGTACCTGAAGCTGAGACTGGAGGACCAGCTCGCCTTCTATCGAAGCAGTGCCCGCCGGTGCAGCGCGGAGTCCACGCGACTGCAGTGCGTCACCCTCATCTTCGGAGCGGCGAGCACAGTGCTGGCGGCGCTCCAGTTGGAGCAGCCCGTGGCCATCGCGAGCGCGCTGGTGCTGGCCATCGGTGGCTACCTGGGGCAGCGGCAGCTGGACGCGCTGGTGATGAAGCACAACCGGGCCGCCACCGAGCTCGACTGCCTGAGCGACTGGTGGCGCGGCCTGTCGGCGGAGGAGCGCAAGGACCCGCGAAGCTTCACGGCGCTCGTCAGCGGAACGGAGCTCGTCCTGCAAGGCGAGCTGACCGGCTGGGTGCAGCAGATGCGAGACGTGCTGAACCGGCTCCAGGCCCAGCAGGCGCCACCGCCACGCACCGAGCCGCAGCACCGCCCCACCCCAGAAGCCCAGGTCCGAGGCGCGAGTGCATGA